Genomic DNA from Providencia sp. PROV188:
GCCGAGTGAGGAAAATGCCCGTGTGCGTAGGGGAATACTGACCAAAGGCTGCCCGTTGGTGGGAACCGTTAATATCTTGGTATTGCCTAGCGGTGTAGCCCCATCGCCACTTTGCAATTGAATGGCAATATTGGTAGCGGTGCCGCTATTTTTATACAAGCTGGCGATATCGGCACTATCTGCGGTTCCTGTGAACGTTAATCTCACGCTATTAATAAACGAGGAGCAATCTTTTAATTCAATAGTAAAAGGTTTCCAATCTGAGGCTTTCGTTCCACTATAAAAAGTATCTAAAGGAATGGTGGTCAGATCCACATCCACATTATTACCGGTAGATAAATTGCACGTTGCAGCTTTTATATTTCCGGTGAATTTCAAATAGACAGTATCCGCCGCATCAGCCGTTATCGAAATATTTAAGAATAGTAGGGTGAGCAGTAATTTTTTCATTTTAAACCTCTATTCATAGCGAATATTGACAGTGGCATTGGCATTTGCCGTACCTGGTGTAATTGTGGCGGCCGTTTTAATATAACGGGCTTTCCAGCCAAATATATAATCCCCTTGGGAAACATTATTTTGTTGAGTAAATTTTTGATTTAATACAATAGGTGTTCCGGCATTATTTAATAATTGCACTGCAATACCTGTCGCTTTATCTGCACCGGTTAAACCCAGTCGACCATTCGCTGCATTATCAATTGTATCTGATGTTACCGTGACTTTAATATTGGTGCCAGCAAGACAACTTAGTGCAATTGGAATATCAACTGTACCTTGTGTATCATTAATATTTTTAAATTGGGTGTCATACCAGTCGCCCATATTAATATTATAGGTGCTTTGGCTGTTTTTTAATGAACAGCTTAATACGATTATTTTCATTGTATTTGCTGGAAGTATTGCTGTAGTTAAATTCCAAGCCCAACGTGTATTTACACCATTTTCATTACCAAGCCCTTGTAGTGTTCCTATAGTTCTAGCATTCACAGTTCCACCAGTCCGAACATAGCCTGTTTTTTGTACTTTAATTTCCCATAAAGGGCTATTAATATTGAGTAATGTACCACTATCTTGCCAAACACTAATTGGTTGACTTACTTTTAATGCCGCAGTTTCAGCAGTGAAAGTGATGCCTGGAATTGAAGTAGATATAGTTGTATTTGTTATTGGCGGGCTGTTGAGTAATTGTAGCCCAATATTGTAGCAACCACTCGGATTCGCAGTTACAGATAAAGGTGCAGTTCCATAAGTTAATTTGATGGTATCTAAAACTTTGGTGCTACTATCGTCATATTGAATAGTATATGTTCTAGCAGGAATATATTCAGTTCGATTATTTAAATTAGGATTCTTAGCACATGCAGCAGAATAGCCATAACCAGAATATAAAAATAAGCATCCAATGGTACATGTAAATTGAATAATGAGTTTTTTCATTTTATGTTCCCTTATTGGCAAACCGCAGTGGTTTTATATAAGCCAATATAATTCGGTAACCCTGCTAAGTTATAAGAAACTTGGCACTGCTGTTTATCGTTATATTGAATGGTAAATGAACCGCTTTCTGGCATTCCCGACAAATAAATTTCACCGTCATTACCCACCATGGCATTGAGCTGATTATTATTAGGGAAAATCGCCTGTGCCCCGAATGGCACCGGTTTACCATCTTTAAAATTCAAAATCATGATAGCGCGATAGCCCACATTGGCATTAAAGCTGGCTTTGGCAATTGCCCCACGGCTTGGCGCCACGTTTTGGGTGGTTAACTCCATTTCGGTATCACTTGGTAATTTGCTGGTATCAATTTGAATCCCATTACTGCGATACGCGGTGACATACGGCACTAAGGCATAGCCTTGCCCGTTAGTTTGAATACCGGTTTGGTTCAGAATCGGGACATTAGGCGCATCGGGAATTTCCACCAAGGCTGCCGTTTCACCCAGTTGCTGACCAAGAACTGCCCCTCCGGAATGAGCGACCACACTGCCGCTGGCACCGTAATACAGGTTGTAATTGTTGGTGCTGTATCCCGTCCCCCCAGTGATTTCCCCATACTGCCCGCGGTAGCTGGCATTTAAGTTACCGGAAGCCCCTGAATCACGGGTTGGGAAGTTTTGCTGAGCACTCCAATTTAAGCGATTGTTCAGCTGGGTTGCTGAAATCCCCATGCTCCCTGACGAGCCATTGGCGCTGCTACTGGTACTGTTAAAGTTGTAATAGAAGGTGTCTTCAAACACGCTAAACGGCACGCTCACTGTAAAAGCAAATTGGTGATCATCATCTTTCGTGCGTCCACCACTATTCATGTTCGGGTTAGTATTTTTGTTATAGCTGTAATTCAATCCGTAACTGATATTATTCCAGCTATTGTTATAGCCAATAGTAGTGGATTGGGTTTTACGATCACTGTTCCAGTAATCTTCGCTAACAAAACCGACAGACAGTGAACCCCAGTTATCCCCTAAGCTTTGGCTAAGGGTGATTTCCCCGCGGTTACGGCGGCGTTCATACAGTGGGCTAAATCCACTTTTACGATAGCCATCAAACACTTCCGCCAAACTGTAGAAGCCTTGCGTAGAGTAGCGATACCCTGCGAGGGCAATGTTGGTACCAATATCATTTAGGTTTTTGTTATAGCGAAAACGGTAAGATTGCCCGCTTTCCGTGGTGCCATTATTTAAAGTGGAGTTGGCGTGGGTGACATCCACAGATAATGCCCCAAAGCGCCCTAAGTTTTGCCCCGCACCCACAGAATAGGCTTGGTATTTATCACTCAGTTGGCTACCCCCAAAGGCGGTGAGCCCCCACGGTAAGCCGTAGATCAATGTGAACTGGGCGAACGGTTTTTTATCTACGCTGCTGTCATAGCTGCGATATTGCCCACCCGTCACGCTATAGGAAACATAGCCTTCACGTTGTAAAACTGGCAAAGAGGCATACGGGATAATTTGATATTGCTCGCTACCATTGGCCTCTTTGATGGTGACGTGCAGATCTCCGCTACCGCCAGTGGGGTAGAGGTCGTTAATTTCAAACGGACCTGCTGCCACATCGGTTTGGTAAATGGTGTAACCGTTTTGGCGAATGGTGATCTGCGCATTACTGCGCGCAATACCGCGTACCACGGGTGCATACCCACGTAAGCTTTCTGGGTTCATATCATCATCGGTCGCCAACTGCGCCCCACGAAACGGCACGCTGTCAAAAATATCCGATGGTGATGTGCTATCCCCGAGAATCAGCTGGCTTTTTATCGCATTGATATTCCGGCTTAAATAGGTATATACCGTGTCCCATTTATTGCGCTGCCCGTCACTGCTTTGCCATGTGGTGTAGTTACGCAGACGCCACGGGCCGATATTCAGCCCCGGACGTAAGTTCACATAGTTGGAATTGCTGCTATTTTTGTCGTTTTTGCGATCGGTATTGCGTGATCCGTTATAACTGTAATTGAGTAACAGGGCGTTGATCCCATCATCAATCGCCGCCAGATCCACATAGCCGCGCGGGTTCATATTCAACGCAATCTGCGGAATACTTAAATAGAGACGTTGAGAGCCAAATTCAAACTCACTTTTGGCATCGGGGATCGCGGATAGATTCACGCACGAATTCCCTGCGGTTTGTAGATTAGGATAATCTGTAACTTTCACACCCACATCTTTTAAATCGCTGAGCGTCAGGCATGGCTCCAGCTCTTTCTTGGCATTATTGGAAAAACTGACACTCTTTGAACCTATCAGGCTCTTATTAATGTAGATATCCACATAATATTGACCTGGTAATTGTTCATTACGTTCGAATTGCCCTAAGTCCACCGATTCTTTATTTGGTAGCTCAAGAAATTCAGGATCAAAATAGGTGTCTGGCTCTGCTGAGGACGTCGCAATATAGCCTAAGGCGATAAATAGGCTAAGGCATATTTTATTTATTTTCATAGATAAACCTAATTGCCATTAAGGCTATATTTTTATTTCCGCCGGATTATTGGCTGAGCCATAATCGTTGATCACTTCCCATTTAATGGTGCCGTGCAGTTCAGGGCTAATTAGTGAGAAAGACTTGCTGGAAAATGGTGCCACGTAAGAGACATCATTCACTTTTTTTCCATTAAAACTGATACTTTGGAAATTCATATAATAGGGGGTTGGGTTTTTGACGGTGATCGATTGACCGTCTTTTAACCAGGTTAATTTCTTCTGCTCTTCCAAAAAATCGACTTTACTAATGGCACTCGGGCGATAAATTAATTTCATCTGAGTTTTAAACGCGATTTTTAATGAGTTTTCTGTTTTCTTTTCAGTGGCTGGAATAGTTTTAATATTTAGCCAGAATAATGATTCTCTATCATTGGGTAGTGTATTTTGGGTTAAGAAAATACGTAATGTGTTGGTTTTTTCTTGGTTTAAACGAAAAAGTGGTGGCGTAATGGTAAAGTCCGTTTGCTTGCCTTCATTGGCATTTTCAATCCATGATTGAATTAAATAGGGCACTTTATCCGGATTTTCGACGCTAATACTGACATCCTTATTCCCTTCTGGATAAATTACGCGGGTTCCCCCAATAATCACACCGGCATAGGCCGACTGACTGAGCGCAAATAACATGATACAGACAGAGATAATTGTTTTCATATTGCCACCACTGGGTAAAAATAATTAAGGTTTATGTCCGTATAAACCTTAATTAATCATTAGTTATAGTTAATTGTGAAGGTTGCTGTTGAATTTGCTAAACCGACGGTCACTGTGTCAGACATCGCAATATAACGCGCTGTAAAATCTAAGTTGTTCACAACGGTTTCTTGTAATGTGTATGGGCTAGAAGCGGTATACAGTGGGACAGTTAAGCCTTTAACGTCTTGAATTTGGATACCAACACCGGTTGCAACACCAGAGGTATTTGGATTAGTTAATTGAAGTACGCTGTTGTTGCCTTCATAGGAAACACCATCAAATTTTACTGTTGCGGTGGTCACTGCTGCAGGGCAGTTTTCCAATTGGATAGTAAATTTAGTGGCAGCGGCGGTGCTACCTGTGCTTGGCAATGCCGTTCTAGAAACTTTTCCTAAATTTACTTGGATAGCATCTGAGCCCGCTGCAAGTTGACATGCGTTATCCGTAATTTCACCTGTGAAATTAATATCACCATCTTTAGCAAAGCCATTGGCAGAAATTAATAAGGTGCTCGTTGCAATTAAAGATGCAATGACGTGTTTTTTCATTTTTTACTCTCCGAAACTTAATTCGATATTCAATTTAATTGGGGGGAATATATAAATTTGCTTATCTACTCAAAGCACGAGTATTTTGTGACTATTTTTATAAATAAACAAGATAGGGGTATTTTGAATTTTAATAACAATATTTTTAATTTGTTATTACTAATTTTTATATAAACACATTATGCGCTAGCATTTGGTATCATTATTTAAATAAGGTATTTTTATTGAGCTTCATTTATTTAAACTAAAGTAAAATAACAATATAAAACTAAAAATAATTATTTTATGATTTTAAACTATAAACTATCTCGCATATGGAGATTATTTAAACGTAAAATTTGAGGGGAGAATACGGTTTTGTTATTAGTGACAAATATGTATTATCTAAAAATGAAAAATAAAACTTAACATTCTCAATAAGAATATCGAAATTAGTCTTAGGATGAGTATCTATACCGAAATAGCGTAAATGATTATAAATTTTAGTCTGTCATTAATGGGGGTTATTTTTGCTAATATTGGTCAGAGAGAAACTTTAAAAGGATACCTGCCAGTATCAATGATAAAAAAGATACCGGTAGGTGGCTTGAGTATTATTTAAACAGTGAAAAATCTTGTTCTGGTGAAATCAAAGATTCAGCCTGATAGCGACGACTGCGATCAGCCTTACAGACATAATTAAAACCATCTTCTTGTTCAGTGCCGTCACAGATTAATTCTATAATATCGATGTCTAAAATTTCAGCAATTGAATATAAGGTATCAACGTGAATACGCATATCACCCAGTTCATGGCGGGAATGGTGTTGTTGGCTAATGCCCAGTAATTTGCTTAACTGTTGAATGCTCATATTTCGCTCTTTTCTGAATGAGCGAATGCGAGCGCCAACAATTTTGGAGGTGTTCTTTTTCATTATAATGACCAATATTGATTAAGTAAAAATACTATATATTTGGAGATCTTTTAAGACTCTGCTTTATTTTTTCCCTTTCACTTTCATTAAATAAAAAGAAGTCATTAATACTCGTATTGAAATAAATAGCATATTGTTTGAGCCGATCAATCGATATTCGATTATTTCCACGCTCATAACGAAGTTGCTGCTGTTCACTAATTCCAATCGATTGAGCTACAGTGAGTAGAGATAACCCTTTTTCTTTACGTAATTTTCGTATTTTATATCCAATAACAGCGGAGACTGGATAGCTATTTTCCATTAATTCACCTCTTTTTATTATTTGCGATATGTTAAATAAACTAACAGATGGCAAATGAATATTATTACCTCAAAGATATGTTTATCAGGTATTTAACTTGATATCTTGACTTAAATCACATCAATTAAAGTTATCCATTTTATATGGAGGTTAATAATTAAAATTTCAATTAGAGAATGCTATTTTCATCCTATTAATAATGTTTTTCATAATAAGAGCATTATATTAAGATTATCTTTAACGGATAACCATATGAATATCATATTCCTTTATTAAGGATATATAACTGAAAACTCTAAATGGCTTTTAAAATCTCCAGCAGTAAACATAGGCTGTAAACTTACCATTCTTGCAGATAGTGGAATTTCGGCACTTTTAGTGGCGCTATTGATTGTGACATCTACCATATTGCCATTTTTAATGGTCGTTTTATTATTTGTTTGCGCGAGATGCAGTAAGCTACCTGTGGAACTGCCTGTATTCACAAAATAGTTATTGTCGATGGTATCGGGTGTTCCGTTAATGCTGAATTTGGCATTTTTTGTTGTCACAGGGCAATCAACCAATTTAATAGAAAAATCCACCCATGGGCTTTGTGCCGGGTTACGGTAATTCCAGCGATTTATTTTACCTAATTCTATGTTATAACTGGTATTTTCGATTTTGCAGGGCATGGCAATCACATTACCATGCACCTTAATATTGACGGTTTCTGCTATTGCAGGTAGCGCTAATAACCCCAATACACTGAAGAAAAATATTTTCATTATTCGCTCCTATAGATAGGTAATGGTGGCAGTAATATTGGCAGATAAGGTGCCCGCGGTACCATTACCGAGTGAAGAAAATGCCCGTGTACGCAGCGGTACACTCACCAAAGATTGCCCATTGGTGGGAACCGTTAATACCTTGGTATTGCCTAGCGGCGTTGCGCCATCGCCACTTTGCAGTTGAATGGCGATATTGGTGGCGGTGCCGCTATTTTTATACAGGCTGTTGATATCCGCATTGTCAGCAATTCCTGCAAAAGAGAGCTTCACGCTATTAATAAACGAAGAGCAATCTTTTAATTCAATGGTAAACGGTTTCCAATCCGAGGCTTTCGTTCCACTATAAAAAGTATCTAAAGGAATGGTGGTCAGATCCACATCTACATTATTAGCGGTAGATAAATTACAGGTCGCTGCTTTGATATTTCCGGTAAATTTTAAGTAGACCGTATCGGCCGCGTAAGAGATTATCGAAATATTTAAGAATAGTAAGGTAATTAATAAATTTTTCATTTTAAACCTCTATTCATAGCGAATATTGACAGTGGCATTGGCATTTGCCGTACCCGGTGTAACTGTTGCGGCCGTTTTAATATAACGGGCTTTCCAGCCAAAAATATAATCGGTTTGAGTTACACCATTTTGCTGAATAAATTGTTGATTTAATACAATAGGTGTTCCTGCATTGTTTAATAATTGAACTGCAATGCCTGTCGCTTTATCTGCACCGGTTAAACCTAGTCGACCGTTGGCCGCATTATCGATATTATCTGAAGTCACTGTGACCTTAATATTGGTACCAGTAAGACAACTTAATGCAATCGGAATGGCGGTGGTACCTTGTGTGTCATTAATATTTTTAAATTGTGTGTCATACCAGTCGCCCATATTAATGTTGTAGGTATTTTGATTGTTTTTTAATGAGCAATTTACAACATTTATTCTGATTCCATTTGCGGGAATATAAAGAGTTGATACATTGAACCGAGAACTATTAACATAATTAAATTGGTAAATTTCCGCGAGGGCACCACTGTTGATGGTTGTACTTTGTGTTACGTTGCCTTGCTTTATAATATCGACCTGCCAATTAAATGACGGGTCCATGATATATGATGTAGTAGCTATAGGGCTACTTACGGGTACCCAGCCTGCACCCCTAGCGTAGACTTTTAAGTAAATACCGGGAATGTTGGTCGACACTCTATCTACAGAGAAACGCCCAGACCAAGGCGATAAATAATATGCACGCATTTGACCTCGACATTCAACATCATTGGGCAATCTTGCTAGGCTAGTTTTAGTACTAACGTAGCTACTCGTTTTTAATGTATCAATGGTGTATGAATTAGTATTATCAAACTGTATTGTATACGTGGCACTCGGTAATGTTCTATTGACACCACTGAAATTAGGGTTCTTGATGCAGGATGCATTAACCGTGCTAGAATAAAAAACAATAATACTACTGACGAGCATAGCGAATTTTTTTAAATTCTTTTTCATATATCCTCCAGTTACTGGCATACCGCCTCCGTTTTATATAAGCCAATATAATTCGGTAATCCCGCCAAGCTATAATTCACCTGACACTGTTGCTTATCGTTATATTGAATCGTAAATGAGCCACTCTCTGGCATTCCTGACAGATAAATTTCCCCATCATTACCGACCATGGCATTGAGCTGATTATTGCTTGGGAAAATTGCCTGCGCCCCGAATGGCACGGGTTTGCCATCTTTAAAATGTAAGGTCATGATGGCGCGATAGCCCACATTGGCATTAAAGCTGGCTTTGGCAATTGCCCCTCGGCTTGGTGCCACATTCTGGGTGGTTAACTCCATTTCGGTATCATCTGGCAATTTACTGGTATCAATTTGGATGCCATTGCTGCGATATGCAGTGACATACGGCACTAACGCATAGCCTTGCCCGTTAGTTTGAATACCAGTTTGGTTCAGAATAGGGACATTAGCCGCATCGGGAATTTCCACCAATGCAGCCGTTTCACCCAGTTGCTGACCGAGAACTACCCCTCCGGAATGGGCGACCACGCTGCCACTGGCACCGTAATACAGGTTGTAATTGTCGGTGCTGTAACCCGTACCACCAGAAACTTCCCCATATTGCCCTCGGTAGCTGGCGTTTAAGTTACCGGAAGCCCCAGAATCGCGGGTTGGGAAGTTTTGTTGAGCACTCCAGTTCAAGCGATTATCCAGTTGCGTTGCCGAAACCCCCATGCTGCCTGAGGAGCCATTGCTACTACTGTTTGTGCCGTTAAAGTTGTAATAGAAAGTGCTATCAAACAGGCTAAATGGCACACTCACCGTAAAGGCAAACTGGTGATCATCGTCTTTATTGCGTCCATCGTAGTTATTTGGGTTGGTGTTTTTGTTATAGCTATAATTCACGCCATAACTAATGTCGTTCCAGCTATTGTTATAGCCAATAGTTGTAGACTGAGTTTTGCGATCGCTATTCCAGTAATCTTCACTCACAAAACCTACCGATAAGGAACCCCAACCATCCCCTAAGCTTTGGCTAAGGGTAATTTCTCCACGGTTACGGCGGCGCTCATGCAATGCGGTAAATGCTTCTTTTCGATAGCCATCAAACACTTCCGACAAGCTATAAAACCCTTTAGTGGAATAACGATAGCCCGCTAAAGCGATGTTGGTGCCAATATCATTCAGGTTTTTGTTATAGCGAAAACGGTAGGATTGTCCGCTCTCTTTTTCACCATTACTGAGGGTCGAACTGGCGTGGGTGACATCGATAGATAACGCACCAAAGCGTCCTAAGTTTTGCCCTGAACCGATGGAGTAAGCCTGATATTTGTCACTGACTTGGCTTCCGCCAAACAGAGTTACTCCCCATGGTAGACCGTAAGTTAGTGCAAATTGCGCAAAGGTTTTTTTATCTACGCTACTGTCATAACTGCGGTATTGCCCGCCTGTCACGCTATAGGAGAGATAGCCTTCACGTTGTAAAACCGGTAAAGAGGCAAACGGAATAATTTGGTACTGTTCGCTACCGTTGGCTTCTTTAATCGTAACGTGTAAATCCCCACTACCCCCTGTAGGGTAGAGATCGTTAATTTCAAACGGACCCGCTGCCACATCGGTTTGGTAAATGGTGTAACCGTTTTGACGAATGGTGATCTGCGCATTACTGCGCGCAATACCCCGTACCACTGGCGCATACCCACGTAGACTTTCCGGGTTCATATCATCGTCAGTGGAAAGCTGTACCCCACGAAACGGCACACTGTCGAAAATATCGGACGGTGATGAGCTGTCTCCGAGGATCAGCTGACTTTTTATCGCATTGATATTACGGCTTAAATAGGTATATACCGTGTCCCACTTATTACGTTGCCCATCACTACTTTGCCACGTCGTGTAGTTGCGCAGACGCCACGGGCCAATATTCAGTCCTGGGCGCAAGTTCACATAGTTGGAATTGCTGCTGTTATTATCATTTTTACGATCGGTATTGCGCGAGCCGTTATAGCTGTAATTGAGTAATAGGGCAGTGATCCCATCGTCGATCGCTGCGAGATCCACATAACCGCGCGGGTTCATGTTCAATGCAATTTGCGGAATGCTTAAATAAAGGCGCTGAGAACCAAATTCAAACTCACTTTTGGCATCGGGGATAGCAGATAAATTAATGCATTGGTTACCCGTGACTTGCAGCTCAGGGTATTCCCCGACTTTAACCCCAACATCTTTCAGGTCAGAGAGGGTTAAGCAAGGTTCTAGTTCATTATTTTTATTGGTGGAAAAGCTAACACTTTTTGAGCCAATCAAGCTCTTATTAATATAGATATCCACATAATATTGACCCGGTAATTGTTCATTACGCTCAAACTGTTCTAAGTCCACGGATTCTTTATTCGGTAGCTCAAGAAATTCAGGATCAAAATAGGTGTCCGTTTCTGCCGAAGACGTCGCAATATAGCCTAGAGATAAAAATAGGCTAAGGCATATTTTATTTATTTTCATAGATAAACCTAACTATCCTTAAGGCTATATTTTTATTTCTGCTGGAATATTGGCGGAGCCATAATCATTAATTACTTCCCATTTAATAGTTCCATGTAATTCAGGATTGCTAATATTAAAACTTTTCTCTGAAAATGGTGCGACATAAGAAATGTTTTCTGCGCTCTTTCCATTAAATTTAATACTCTGGAAGTTCATATAATAAGGTGTTGGGTTATTAACAGTAATGGCTTTACTGTTTTTCGACCACTTAAGTTTTTTTTGCTCTTCATTAAAATCGACATTCGTTAATGAATCAGGGCGATAAATTAATTTCATCTGAGTTTTGAATGCGATCTTTAGTGAGTTTTCTGATTTTTTCTCTGTTGCAGGAATTGTTTTTACATTTAACCAGAATAAAGATTCTCTATCTTTTGGTAGAGAGTCTTGGGTTAGAAATATCCGTAAAGCATTTGTCTTTTCTTGATTTAAACGAAAAAGTGGTGGCGTAATAGTAAAGTCCGTTTGCTTGCCTTCATTGGCGTTTTCAATCCATGATTGAATTAAATAAGGCATTTTATCTGGATTTTCCACGCTAATGCTCACGTCTTTTTTCCCTTCAGGATAAATGACGCGGGTACCACCAATAATGACACCGGCATTGGCTGTACTGATAAGTGTGAAAAGAAAGATAAAAATAGTAATTATTGATTTCATATAGCCACCACTGAGTTATAACAAAACAAAAAATAAATCACTAAGGCTTATATCCCTATAAACCTTAAATTGAAATTAGTTATAATTAATTGTGAATGTTGCCGTTGAGTTTGCTAAACCTGCACTAACAGCATCAGACATCGCAATATAACGCGCGGTAAAATCTAAATTATTTACAACCGTTTCTTTTAGGGCATATTCACTGGATGCTGTATATAAAGGTACGGTGATCCCTTTAACGTCTTGGATCTGAATACCAACATCTTTAGCAATTCCAGATGTTCCTGCATTGGTTAACTGCAGAACGCTGTTATCACCTTCATAAGAAACGCCATCAAATTTTACCGTTGCAGTTGTTACTGCGGCAGGGCAGTTTTCTAATTGAATGGTAAACTTAGTGGCAGCGGCAGTACTACCAGTACCCGCCAGCGATGTTTTAGAGACTTTACCTAAGTTCACTTGAATAGCATCAGAACCGGATGCTAACTGACATGCGTTATCGGTAATTTCGCCCGTGAAATTAATATCACCATCTTTGGCAAAGCCATTAGCAGAAATTAATAAAGTTCCTGTTGCAATTAACGATGCAATAATCTGTTTTTTCATTTTAACTCTCCGAACTGAGTTCGATATAAAATATAATTTCGTGAATGTTTTTCGCTTGTGAATTAAAGCTTAAGTATTTTGTGTTTGTTTTTATAAATAAACA
This window encodes:
- a CDS encoding fimbria/pilus outer membrane usher protein; the encoded protein is MKINKICLSLFLSLGYIATSSAETDTYFDPEFLELPNKESVDLEQFERNEQLPGQYYVDIYINKSLIGSKSVSFSTNKNNELEPCLTLSDLKDVGVKVGEYPELQVTGNQCINLSAIPDAKSEFEFGSQRLYLSIPQIALNMNPRGYVDLAAIDDGITALLLNYSYNGSRNTDRKNDNNSSNSNYVNLRPGLNIGPWRLRNYTTWQSSDGQRNKWDTVYTYLSRNINAIKSQLILGDSSSPSDIFDSVPFRGVQLSTDDDMNPESLRGYAPVVRGIARSNAQITIRQNGYTIYQTDVAAGPFEINDLYPTGGSGDLHVTIKEANGSEQYQIIPFASLPVLQREGYLSYSVTGGQYRSYDSSVDKKTFAQFALTYGLPWGVTLFGGSQVSDKYQAYSIGSGQNLGRFGALSIDVTHASSTLSNGEKESGQSYRFRYNKNLNDIGTNIALAGYRYSTKGFYSLSEVFDGYRKEAFTALHERRRNRGEITLSQSLGDGWGSLSVGFVSEDYWNSDRKTQSTTIGYNNSWNDISYGVNYSYNKNTNPNNYDGRNKDDDHQFAFTVSVPFSLFDSTFYYNFNGTNSSSNGSSGSMGVSATQLDNRLNWSAQQNFPTRDSGASGNLNASYRGQYGEVSGGTGYSTDNYNLYYGASGSVVAHSGGVVLGQQLGETAALVEIPDAANVPILNQTGIQTNGQGYALVPYVTAYRSNGIQIDTSKLPDDTEMELTTQNVAPSRGAIAKASFNANVGYRAIMTLHFKDGKPVPFGAQAIFPSNNQLNAMVGNDGEIYLSGMPESGSFTIQYNDKQQCQVNYSLAGLPNYIGLYKTEAVCQ
- a CDS encoding fimbrial biogenesis chaperone translates to MKSIITIFIFLFTLISTANAGVIIGGTRVIYPEGKKDVSISVENPDKMPYLIQSWIENANEGKQTDFTITPPLFRLNQEKTNALRIFLTQDSLPKDRESLFWLNVKTIPATEKKSENSLKIAFKTQMKLIYRPDSLTNVDFNEEQKKLKWSKNSKAITVNNPTPYYMNFQSIKFNGKSAENISYVAPFSEKSFNISNPELHGTIKWEVINDYGSANIPAEIKI
- a CDS encoding fimbrial protein; the encoded protein is MKKQIIASLIATGTLLISANGFAKDGDINFTGEITDNACQLASGSDAIQVNLGKVSKTSLAGTGSTAAATKFTIQLENCPAAVTTATVKFDGVSYEGDNSVLQLTNAGTSGIAKDVGIQIQDVKGITVPLYTASSEYALKETVVNNLDFTARYIAMSDAVSAGLANSTATFTINYN